In Populus alba chromosome 1, ASM523922v2, whole genome shotgun sequence, a single window of DNA contains:
- the LOC118047128 gene encoding splicing factor 3B subunit 6-like protein — MAQTISLRKGNTRLPPEVNRVLYVRNLPFNISSEEMYDIFGKYGAIRQIRIGTNKDTRGTAFVVYEDIYDAKTAVDHLSGFNVANRYLIVLYYQPAKMNKKFDQKKKEEEIAKMQEKYGVSTKDK, encoded by the coding sequence ATGGCGCAAACAATCAGCCTCCGCAAAGGCAACACCCGTCTTCCACCTGAGGTGAACCGCGTCCTCTACGTCCGTAATCTTCCATTCAACATATCCAGCGAAGAGATGTACGATATATTTGGCAAATACGGAGCGATTCGTCAAATCCGGATCGGAACCAACAAGGACACTAGAGGCACTGCTTTTGTGGTTTATGAAGATATATACGATGCCAAAACGGCAGTGGATCACTTGTCAGGGTTCAATGTGGCGAATCGGTATTTGATTGTGCTGTATTATCAGCCAGCGAAGATGAATAAGAAGTTTGatcagaagaagaaagaagaagagattgcTAAGATGCAGGAGAAATATGGTGTTTCTACTAAAGATAAGTAG